A genomic window from Anthocerotibacter panamensis C109 includes:
- the bioB gene encoding biotin synthase BioB → MSVFLTDLPNWNSFAERSLAGDRLSREEARAVLSAPDDVLLEQLAAAYRVRKHYWGNRVRLHFLLNAQSGLCPEDCHYCSQSKISTAEIQKYPLLAQEKILDAARQAQVFKAGTFCIVISGRSPNEATFSRVLEAVRTVKANYDLKICACLGLLSAEQTQRLAEAGVDRVNHNLNTSADHHTNICSTHTFADRVSTIEHVKSAGITTCSGGIIGMGESDDDVIDLALSLRALGVTSVPVNFLIPIPGTPLAELSHLDPRRCLRVLALFRFLLPSQEIRIAGGREVHLRSLQPLGLYPANSIFIGDYLTTPGQAAQADFQMIRDAGFVLEAADGSPLAEQPIQSILDTPGGEHPVPDVLIPR, encoded by the coding sequence ATGTCAGTATTTCTGACGGACCTACCCAACTGGAATAGCTTTGCTGAGCGATCCCTAGCTGGTGATAGGCTCTCTCGGGAAGAAGCGCGTGCTGTCCTGAGTGCTCCTGATGATGTGCTGCTCGAACAGTTGGCTGCTGCCTACCGGGTCCGCAAACACTATTGGGGAAATCGGGTCCGGTTACACTTCCTACTCAATGCCCAAAGCGGGCTGTGCCCCGAAGACTGCCACTACTGCTCCCAATCCAAAATCTCGACCGCTGAGATTCAAAAATATCCACTCCTCGCCCAAGAAAAGATTCTGGATGCCGCCCGTCAAGCCCAAGTATTCAAGGCTGGGACTTTTTGTATCGTTATCTCCGGGCGCTCCCCCAACGAAGCCACGTTTAGCCGCGTCCTGGAAGCTGTCCGCACCGTCAAAGCCAACTATGACTTAAAAATTTGCGCCTGCCTGGGGCTCTTGAGTGCCGAGCAGACCCAACGGCTGGCTGAAGCAGGGGTAGACCGTGTAAACCACAATCTCAACACCTCCGCAGACCACCACACCAATATCTGTTCTACACATACTTTTGCGGACCGGGTGAGCACTATCGAGCACGTCAAGTCCGCTGGGATCACCACCTGCTCGGGGGGGATTATCGGCATGGGGGAGTCTGATGACGATGTGATCGATCTGGCGCTCTCTCTGCGGGCGTTGGGGGTGACTAGTGTCCCTGTCAATTTCTTGATTCCTATTCCCGGCACACCCCTCGCCGAACTAAGCCATCTGGACCCGCGCCGCTGCCTGCGGGTTCTCGCTCTGTTTCGGTTTTTACTGCCATCCCAAGAGATCCGCATTGCCGGAGGACGGGAGGTCCATCTCCGGTCGCTCCAACCCCTCGGGCTGTACCCAGCCAACTCGATCTTCATCGGCGACTATCTAACAACCCCAGGACAAGCCGCCCAAGCTGACTTCCAGATGATCCGCGACGCGGGTTTTGTTTTGGAGGCAGCGGACGGTTCTCCTCTGGCTGAGCAGCCTATACAGTCCATTCTTGATACCCCTGGAGGTGAGCACCCTGTCCCAGATGTCCTCATACCGCGTTGA
- a CDS encoding biotin transporter BioY gives MSSYRVDRRRARRRRWPLPTLADLLWAALGLELTVAGTLVQLYLPDSLPQAVFWQWPPVIIWSWEPSYVFSLQVAAVLLTAVAGGPLAGFLAQVAYLALGLWKFPLFYEGGGLEYLHHPAIGYLFGFIPGAWLTGVLAFRQQSSLNWLASSCLAGLAAIHLSGVVGLISHYGWSWNLLEAVTQYSLLPLLGQFIGILGVSLVGFGLRRLFFT, from the coding sequence ATGTCCTCATACCGCGTTGACCGCAGGCGTGCCCGTCGCCGTCGTTGGCCCTTACCGACCCTGGCTGACCTGCTTTGGGCTGCCTTGGGCCTGGAGCTGACGGTAGCCGGGACACTGGTGCAACTATATCTGCCGGATTCCTTGCCCCAAGCGGTCTTTTGGCAGTGGCCCCCGGTGATTATCTGGAGTTGGGAGCCATCCTATGTCTTTTCGTTGCAGGTAGCCGCAGTCTTGCTTACCGCCGTAGCGGGAGGCCCCCTGGCGGGTTTCCTGGCTCAGGTAGCTTATCTGGCGCTGGGGCTGTGGAAGTTTCCTCTTTTTTATGAGGGCGGGGGGCTAGAGTACCTGCACCACCCCGCTATCGGCTACCTGTTTGGATTTATCCCTGGAGCATGGCTCACCGGAGTCCTCGCTTTTCGGCAGCAGTCGAGCCTGAATTGGCTGGCGAGCAGTTGTTTGGCGGGGCTTGCAGCCATTCATCTCTCGGGTGTCGTGGGGCTTATTTCCCATTACGGCTGGAGTTGGAACCTACTGGAGGCCGTGACCCAGTATTCGCTGCTGCCGCTCTTGGGACAGTTCATCGGCATTCTGGGCGTAAGCTTGGTAGGGTTCGGCCTGAGGCGCTTATTTTTTACCTAA